A section of the Candidatus Thioglobus autotrophicus genome encodes:
- a CDS encoding transposase has product MSIRNIEFVNGEYYHVFNRGVDKRNIFSNKAQQYFFFNRMQVLNTTDSSKFFNNQRNKHKDKDINGIGEQLVSIVAYSLLPNHYHLLLKQEVDNGISQFMQRLGTSYTMFFNQEEKRSGGLFQGKFKATHLSGEYALPTVSAYVNLNHKHHGIDPNNNLVKSSIFEYLDQEMGTSICSPTEIQNIITESGGLTDYKAYIKQASIAFADNKSRSLNVDDFEF; this is encoded by the coding sequence ATGAGTATTAGAAATATAGAATTTGTAAATGGTGAGTATTATCACGTGTTTAACCGCGGGGTGGATAAGCGTAATATATTTAGCAATAAAGCCCAGCAATATTTCTTTTTTAATCGAATGCAAGTCTTAAACACAACAGATAGCTCAAAGTTTTTTAACAATCAGAGAAACAAACACAAAGACAAGGATATTAATGGCATTGGCGAACAGTTAGTGAGTATTGTTGCTTACAGCTTATTGCCAAATCACTATCATTTACTTTTGAAACAAGAGGTTGATAACGGCATTTCCCAGTTTATGCAAAGATTGGGAACGTCTTATACAATGTTTTTTAATCAAGAAGAAAAGCGCAGTGGTGGTTTATTTCAGGGTAAATTTAAAGCAACGCATCTTTCTGGTGAATACGCTCTGCCAACAGTGTCGGCTTATGTAAATTTAAATCATAAGCATCATGGAATCGATCCAAATAACAATTTGGTTAAGTCCAGTATTTTTGAATATTTAGATCAAGAGATGGGTACAAGTATTTGTAGTCCAACTGAAATTCAAAATATTATTACTGAGTCTGGTGGACTAACCGACTATAAAGCGTACATAAAGCAAGCCTCTATTGCCTTTGCAGATAACAAGAGCCGTTCATTAAATGTTGATGATTTTGAGTTTTAA
- the ileS gene encoding isoleucine--tRNA ligase has translation MSDYKSTLNLPATKFAMKANLANREGGFLKKWQEDDLYAQIRAHNQGKPKFTLHDGPPYANGDIHIGHAVNKVLKDIIVKSKSLSGFDAPYVPGWDCHGLPIEHNVEKKKGKVGVKIDANTFRAECRKYADTQVAKQKLDFQRLGILGDWNNPYLTKDFQYEADIVRALGKIVENGHVSKGYKPVHWCTECGSALAEAEVEYKDKQSDAIDVKFRVLGDAIFKVDKPVFVVIWTTTPWTLPANEAVALHPELNYVLADMGDEYLLLAQELAQDALSRYESEASVATQVFTGSELEGLKVQHPFYDKQVPIILGDHVTTDAGTGAVHTAPAHGQEDFVVGKQYDLPVNCPVDGRGVFFEDTELLAGQFIFKANASVIEILKSNNALVKHESLMHSYPHCWRHKTPVIFRATPQWFVSMQDNGLRDAVNEQIPKVDWIPDWGKKRIELMVGNRPDWCISRQRFWGVPITLFTHKQTGELHPNTQALFTSVSAMIEKNGIEAWFETDIQELLGDDADDYEKATDTLDVWFDSGVSHFAVLKAREGLSDVADLYLEGSDQHRGWFQSSLISSVAINGKAPYKQVLTHGFTVDKDGKKMSKSLGNVMSPQKVINNLGADILRLWIASTDYTGEMTVSDEILKRSADSYRRIRNTLRFMLANTSGFNPQQHTLTADSMLDLDKWIVAKTADLQVQILQAYEQYNFHHAIQLILNFCSNDLGGFYLDVIKDRQYTTGEDSRARRSAQTALNHILEAMVHWLAPVLSFTAEEIWQNMPEEKTQSIFLSEWYEGLSVGYQNTAIDTARNINPFIRKQMEAMRSDKIIGSSLDAEVDLYCDDKTIQALSQLGDELRFVFITSYARIHPLSDKTQQSVEAGEGVFVEVSKSKHEKCVRCWHHREDVAQNAEHTELCGRCVENVVGSGEKREFA, from the coding sequence ATGTCTGATTACAAATCCACCTTAAACCTGCCTGCCACCAAGTTTGCAATGAAAGCAAATCTTGCAAATCGTGAGGGCGGATTTCTTAAAAAATGGCAAGAGGATGATCTGTATGCTCAAATTCGAGCACATAATCAAGGCAAGCCTAAATTCACTCTACATGACGGCCCACCTTATGCAAACGGCGATATTCATATTGGTCATGCAGTTAACAAGGTTTTAAAAGATATTATTGTTAAATCAAAGTCTTTATCGGGTTTTGATGCACCGTATGTGCCGGGTTGGGATTGTCACGGTTTGCCGATTGAGCATAATGTTGAAAAGAAAAAAGGCAAAGTTGGCGTCAAGATTGATGCCAATACTTTTAGAGCAGAATGCCGTAAATATGCCGACACCCAAGTGGCTAAACAAAAGCTTGATTTTCAGCGTTTGGGTATTTTGGGCGATTGGAATAATCCATATCTAACTAAAGATTTTCAATATGAGGCGGATATTGTGCGCGCCTTGGGCAAGATTGTTGAAAATGGCCATGTTTCTAAAGGCTACAAACCTGTGCATTGGTGTACAGAGTGTGGCTCAGCTTTGGCTGAGGCTGAGGTTGAATACAAAGACAAGCAATCAGATGCGATCGATGTTAAATTCCGTGTTCTTGGTGATGCAATTTTTAAGGTCGATAAGCCTGTTTTTGTGGTTATTTGGACCACAACGCCTTGGACACTGCCTGCAAATGAAGCGGTAGCGTTACATCCTGAGCTTAACTATGTATTGGCAGATATGGGTGATGAATATCTATTATTAGCTCAAGAATTAGCCCAAGATGCTTTATCTCGCTATGAGTCAGAGGCAAGTGTTGCCACCCAAGTGTTTACGGGTAGCGAGCTAGAAGGTTTGAAAGTACAGCACCCATTTTATGACAAACAAGTACCAATTATTTTAGGCGATCATGTCACCACTGATGCGGGTACGGGCGCAGTGCATACAGCGCCTGCGCACGGTCAAGAAGATTTTGTTGTGGGCAAACAATACGATTTACCGGTTAATTGTCCGGTGGATGGTCGCGGGGTGTTCTTTGAAGATACCGAGCTATTGGCTGGTCAATTTATTTTTAAGGCAAATGCCAGTGTTATTGAGATTTTAAAATCAAACAATGCCTTGGTCAAACATGAGTCATTGATGCATTCTTACCCGCATTGTTGGCGCCATAAAACTCCAGTTATTTTTAGAGCAACCCCACAGTGGTTTGTCTCTATGCAGGATAATGGCTTAAGAGATGCAGTTAATGAGCAAATCCCTAAGGTTGATTGGATTCCAGATTGGGGTAAAAAACGCATCGAGCTGATGGTAGGTAATCGCCCAGATTGGTGTATTTCCCGCCAACGATTTTGGGGTGTGCCGATTACTTTGTTTACTCATAAGCAAACGGGCGAACTACATCCAAATACTCAAGCGCTGTTTACTAGTGTTTCAGCCATGATTGAAAAAAACGGCATTGAAGCTTGGTTTGAAACTGACATTCAAGAGCTGTTGGGTGATGATGCTGATGATTATGAAAAAGCCACTGACACACTAGATGTTTGGTTTGATTCTGGTGTGAGTCATTTCGCTGTTCTAAAGGCCAGAGAAGGTCTATCTGATGTGGCTGATTTATATCTAGAAGGCTCTGACCAGCATCGCGGCTGGTTCCAATCGTCGCTTATTTCCTCAGTCGCTATTAATGGTAAAGCGCCCTACAAACAAGTACTAACACACGGTTTTACAGTTGATAAAGACGGCAAGAAAATGAGCAAATCGTTGGGCAATGTAATGAGCCCACAAAAAGTGATTAATAATCTGGGTGCTGATATTTTACGCTTATGGATTGCCTCTACCGATTACACCGGTGAGATGACCGTCTCTGATGAAATTTTAAAGCGTAGCGCTGATTCGTACAGACGTATTCGTAATACGCTGCGCTTTATGTTGGCAAATACCAGTGGTTTTAATCCTCAGCAGCATACGCTAACTGCCGATAGTATGCTAGATTTAGATAAGTGGATTGTCGCTAAAACAGCAGATTTACAAGTACAAATTTTGCAAGCTTACGAGCAGTACAATTTTCACCATGCCATTCAATTGATTTTGAATTTCTGTAGTAATGATTTGGGTGGATTTTATTTAGATGTTATTAAAGACAGACAATACACCACTGGGGAAGATTCAAGAGCTAGGCGTAGTGCACAAACGGCGCTTAATCATATTCTGGAGGCGATGGTTCATTGGCTGGCACCTGTATTATCATTTACTGCTGAGGAAATTTGGCAGAATATGCCCGAGGAAAAAACTCAAAGTATTTTCTTGAGTGAGTGGTATGAAGGTTTATCAGTAGGCTATCAAAATACAGCGATCGATACCGCAAGAAATATCAACCCATTTATTCGTAAGCAAATGGAAGCCATGCGTAGCGATAAGATTATCGGCTCATCGCTTGATGCAGAAGTGGATCTATATTGTGACGATAAAACCATTCAGGCATTGAGTCAACTGGGAGATGAGCTACGCTTTGTTTTTATCACCTCTTATGCACGCATTCATCCACTCAGTGATAAAACTCAACAGAGTGTTGAAGCGGGCGAAGGTGTATTTGTTGAAGTGAGTAAATCCAAGCATGAAAAATGTGTGCGTTGTTGGCATCATCGTGAGGATGTGGCTCAGAATGCCGAGCACACTGAGCTTTGTGGTCGTTGTGTTGAAAATGTTGTCGGTAGTGGCGAAAAACGAGAGTTTGCCTAA
- a CDS encoding urate hydroxylase PuuD: MGFINSVQNKILLGFVLSIILFFSFNGNIAEAQNLSHYGMTVWLHVFAGIIWIGLLYYFNFVQVPGMGEALADTDGPGPAAIGKYIAPRALLWFRMAAATTLILGLVLLGVKGAIANAYMLAPGFQVIGLGAWMGTIMAFNVWFIIWPNQQKILGMKEATAEQIATAKKNAALASSINVILSIPMLLTMIAWHA; this comes from the coding sequence ATGGGTTTTATTAATTCAGTACAAAACAAAATTCTATTGGGTTTTGTTTTATCAATTATTTTATTTTTTAGTTTTAATGGTAATATTGCAGAAGCTCAAAATCTAAGTCACTACGGTATGACAGTGTGGCTACATGTGTTTGCTGGCATTATATGGATCGGCCTACTTTACTACTTTAACTTCGTTCAAGTTCCAGGCATGGGTGAAGCATTAGCTGATACTGATGGCCCAGGTCCTGCAGCAATCGGCAAATACATTGCTCCGCGCGCACTACTATGGTTTCGTATGGCAGCCGCTACAACTTTAATTCTTGGTTTGGTATTGCTTGGCGTTAAGGGTGCGATTGCAAATGCATATATGCTTGCACCAGGTTTCCAGGTTATCGGTTTAGGCGCATGGATGGGTACAATCATGGCGTTTAACGTCTGGTTCATCATCTGGCCAAACCAGCAAAAGATCTTAGGTATGAAAGAGGCAACTGCTGAGCAAATTGCAACGGCTAAGAAAAACGCTGCGTTGGCTTCAAGTATTAACGTAATTCTATCTATCCCAATGTTACTAACCATGATTGCATGGCACGCGTAA
- a CDS encoding pseudouridine synthase — protein sequence MAERIQKLIATAGYGSRRWAERLIEQGRIEINNKAAQIGDKCEITDKVKIDGRSVDLERYQEEETKVLILNKQAGVICSNKDDEGRKSVYSLLPKESRWVMVGRLDLNTSGLLLFTNNGDLANKLMHPSSQIDREYAVRVLGQVESEDIKQLTTGIELDDGYAKFNRVTIGGGEGANRWYKVVLKEGRKREVRRLWESLGFKVSRLIRIRFGEIRMPENLRANEYDYLKPGQVKLLLNSVKL from the coding sequence ATGGCTGAAAGAATACAAAAATTGATTGCGACTGCGGGCTATGGTTCACGTCGTTGGGCAGAAAGATTAATTGAACAGGGTCGTATTGAGATTAACAATAAGGCTGCGCAAATTGGCGACAAGTGTGAAATAACCGATAAAGTAAAAATCGACGGTAGAAGTGTGGATCTTGAGCGCTATCAAGAAGAAGAAACTAAGGTGCTAATCCTCAACAAACAAGCGGGTGTCATTTGCTCTAATAAAGACGATGAAGGTCGCAAGAGTGTTTATAGTTTGTTGCCGAAGGAGTCTCGCTGGGTTATGGTGGGACGCTTAGATCTCAATACTTCGGGTTTGTTGCTGTTTACCAATAATGGTGATTTGGCTAACAAGCTCATGCATCCTAGCTCACAAATTGATCGTGAATATGCGGTTCGCGTATTAGGTCAAGTGGAAAGTGAAGATATCAAACAACTCACCACCGGTATTGAGCTGGATGATGGATATGCTAAGTTTAATCGTGTCACTATTGGTGGTGGCGAAGGGGCGAATCGTTGGTATAAGGTGGTGCTTAAAGAAGGAAGAAAACGTGAAGTTAGACGTCTTTGGGAGTCTTTAGGCTTTAAAGTTTCGCGCTTAATTCGTATTCGTTTTGGCGAAATTCGTATGCCTGAAAATCTTAGAGCTAATGAATATGACTATTTAAAACCGGGACAAGTTAAGTTATTGCTTAATTCCGTTAAACTTTAA
- a CDS encoding DUF2442 domain-containing protein produces MNKLHKLKNIRIESNSLCLNIDGKDFKVDLKSISPILAGANNKERAEFEVSPSGYGIHWPLIDEDISIDGLLGVSHTPEKITAFHSQSFVDDNEDYTRW; encoded by the coding sequence ATGAATAAATTGCATAAACTAAAGAATATACGTATAGAAAGCAATAGTCTTTGTTTAAATATTGACGGCAAAGATTTCAAGGTGGATTTAAAATCTATATCACCAATATTAGCAGGTGCCAATAATAAAGAGCGTGCTGAGTTTGAAGTATCTCCATCTGGTTACGGCATTCATTGGCCACTAATTGATGAGGATATTTCTATTGATGGACTCTTAGGTGTTAGTCATACACCTGAAAAAATTACCGCCTTTCATTCTCAAAGCTTTGTAGATGACAATGAAGATTACACACGCTGGTGA
- a CDS encoding YgfZ/GcvT domain-containing protein gives MITQLKNRTLIRLSGKDVQPFLQGQFSNDINALEEGVVQINAYCQHQGKIIALVWVMKKSDDFYVSLPSDLADVVTKRLSMFKMMSDVVITDVSDEITQLGLLEGDRQGLSPFKLNAQQSIALVSDVSGINFSNGEVWEQACIANEVPEVFLVTSEKFVPQMLNLDIDEVGVSFTKGCYPGQEVVARLHYLGKSKRRMRAFECNEKVAVGDALIVTGSTSTKASGMVVRCVKLDSKSLCLATVEVAYEDDEITLNNVQLTRIHND, from the coding sequence ATGATTACACAACTTAAGAATCGAACTTTAATAAGGCTTTCTGGTAAAGATGTGCAGCCTTTTTTGCAAGGGCAATTTTCTAATGATATTAATGCCTTAGAAGAGGGTGTGGTGCAGATCAATGCTTACTGTCAGCACCAGGGTAAGATTATTGCGCTGGTTTGGGTAATGAAAAAATCTGATGATTTTTATGTGTCTTTGCCGAGTGATTTAGCAGATGTTGTAACCAAGCGTCTTAGTATGTTTAAGATGATGTCAGATGTTGTTATTACTGACGTGTCTGATGAAATAACTCAGCTTGGTTTGCTTGAGGGTGACAGGCAAGGCCTGTCACCTTTTAAGTTAAACGCTCAGCAGTCTATTGCGTTGGTTAGTGATGTGAGTGGCATTAACTTTTCAAATGGTGAAGTTTGGGAGCAGGCTTGTATTGCAAATGAAGTGCCAGAAGTGTTCTTAGTAACGAGTGAAAAATTCGTGCCACAAATGCTTAATTTGGATATTGATGAGGTGGGGGTGAGCTTTACTAAAGGTTGTTATCCTGGGCAGGAAGTGGTGGCGCGCCTACATTATTTGGGAAAATCAAAGCGTCGAATGCGTGCGTTTGAGTGTAATGAAAAAGTGGCGGTGGGCGATGCGCTAATTGTAACGGGCTCTACTTCTACTAAAGCTTCCGGTATGGTGGTGCGTTGTGTAAAATTAGATTCAAAATCTTTATGTTTGGCGACGGTTGAAGTGGCTTATGAAGATGATGAAATAACACTAAATAACGTCCAACTTACTAGGATTCATAATGACTAA
- a CDS encoding type III pantothenate kinase, translated as MYKTRLFIDVGNTLVKWLFKGEYHSALALDFDSELLPKADRIYAACVGEQSLLKGLKNTRFFKSPAQFQQFKSAYDTPEDLGVDRFLAMIASIDQYPNQTRLIIDAGSALTFDLVLAGGEHQGGLIMPGLGVLRRSFTQFSSDSKQLTLGKNANNTKDAWEYGTAQMFMSVINHQIETYLTQYGDLQIILTGGDAKIIAYRLKHTVDIKPYLVLDGLALYAQA; from the coding sequence TTGTATAAAACTCGTTTATTTATTGATGTTGGCAATACGCTAGTCAAGTGGCTATTTAAGGGCGAGTATCATTCTGCGTTGGCGCTAGACTTTGACTCTGAATTATTACCTAAGGCTGATCGGATTTATGCTGCTTGTGTTGGTGAGCAGTCTTTGTTAAAAGGCTTAAAAAACACAAGATTTTTTAAATCACCAGCACAGTTTCAACAATTTAAATCTGCCTATGACACACCTGAGGATTTGGGTGTAGATCGTTTTTTAGCTATGATTGCGAGTATTGATCAATATCCCAACCAAACCCGATTGATTATTGATGCAGGCAGTGCGCTCACATTTGATTTGGTGCTTGCTGGTGGTGAACATCAGGGCGGGTTAATCATGCCGGGTTTGGGTGTATTGCGTCGTAGTTTTACGCAATTTTCTAGTGATTCTAAGCAGCTAACACTAGGAAAAAATGCGAATAATACCAAGGATGCTTGGGAATATGGCACGGCGCAAATGTTTATGAGCGTCATTAATCATCAGATTGAAACCTATTTGACACAATATGGTGATTTGCAAATTATCCTCACGGGCGGTGACGCCAAAATTATCGCCTATCGATTAAAGCATACTGTTGATATTAAACCGTATTTAGTTTTGGATGGGCTTGCGCTTTACGCACAAGCGTAG
- the aroB gene encoding 3-dehydroquinate synthase: protein MKTLELDLGEKSYPIYIGQGLLDQEKLLTNHIAGKQVMIVTNTTVAPLYLEQVKSLLGSLNVAQVVLPDGEQYKTLDTVNLIFDALLENRFDRSCTLIALGGGVVGDMTGFAAASYQRGVSFIQIPTTLLSQVDSSVGGKTGVNHPLGKNMIGAFHQPKCVLIDVDTLDTLDDRQYAAGMAEVIKYGLLGNADFLTFLQDNIQNLMRRNKDLIIQSVYQSCTDKANIVAQDELESGKRALLNLGHTFGHAIENTLGYGVFLHGEAISVGMLMAAKLSQLAGDLSHQDVDQVQDLLEKSNLPISVDGKISASEFLSAMSVDKKVIDGNIRLILMKKLGEAYLSDYYQKEQLDQVIGDFC, encoded by the coding sequence ATGAAAACATTAGAGCTTGATTTAGGGGAAAAGTCTTATCCGATTTATATTGGCCAAGGGTTGTTAGATCAAGAAAAATTGTTAACCAATCATATTGCTGGAAAGCAGGTGATGATTGTGACCAATACCACGGTTGCACCTTTGTACTTAGAGCAAGTTAAATCCCTGCTGGGTTCGTTGAATGTAGCGCAAGTAGTGCTACCTGACGGTGAGCAATATAAAACACTGGATACCGTTAACTTAATTTTTGATGCGCTATTGGAAAATCGCTTTGATCGATCTTGTACGCTAATCGCTTTGGGTGGCGGTGTCGTGGGAGATATGACAGGCTTTGCTGCTGCCAGCTATCAACGAGGTGTTAGTTTTATTCAAATCCCGACTACCTTGCTTTCTCAAGTCGATTCGAGTGTCGGTGGTAAAACCGGGGTTAATCATCCATTAGGAAAAAACATGATTGGCGCTTTTCATCAGCCAAAGTGTGTGCTGATTGATGTGGATACGCTAGATACATTGGACGATAGACAATATGCGGCTGGCATGGCTGAAGTGATCAAATATGGTTTATTAGGCAACGCTGATTTCTTAACATTTTTGCAAGATAACATTCAAAACTTAATGCGACGAAATAAGGACTTAATCATTCAGTCGGTGTACCAATCTTGTACAGATAAGGCCAATATTGTTGCACAAGATGAGCTGGAATCAGGCAAAAGAGCCTTGTTAAATTTAGGTCATACTTTTGGTCATGCGATTGAAAACACACTGGGTTATGGCGTGTTTTTACATGGCGAAGCTATTTCAGTGGGCATGCTCATGGCGGCCAAGTTGTCGCAATTGGCAGGGGATTTAAGCCATCAAGATGTCGATCAGGTTCAAGATTTATTAGAAAAATCTAATTTACCAATCAGCGTAGACGGTAAAATTAGCGCTTCTGAGTTCTTATCAGCTATGAGCGTTGATAAGAAAGTGATTGATGGCAATATTCGACTGATCCTAATGAAAAAATTAGGCGAGGCATATCTAAGCGATTATTATCAAAAAGAGCAGCTAGATC
- the nhaD gene encoding sodium:proton antiporter NhaD, which produces MTKILFLLTLLPLSVFASSDPVTQLDLTNHWVGYFALILFVLAYILVMVEEFTHFRKSKPVILVAGVIWGLIGWVYASQGIDHAAEVALRHNLLEYSELFLFLLVAMTYIEAMKERLVFESLKAWLVSKGFTFRQLFWMTGFLAFFISPIADNLTTALIMGAVVLAVGSSNPRFVSIAMINIVVAANAGGAFSPFGDITTLMVWQKGLVEFSEFFVLFIPSLINFVVPAAIMHFAIKNEKATSSGEIVDIKIGGLVIVVLFIFTIATAVSFHNFLHLPPAMGMMLGLSYLMVAAFFIRKIEKRTQDDGFDVFRKVAGAEWDTLLFFFGVIVSVGGLGFMGYLAMTSELMYASLGATYANILVGLLSAVVDNIPVMFAVLTMNPEMSLNQWLLVTLTAGVGGSLLSVGSAAGVALMGQSKGLYTFGSHLKWMPVIALGYIASIFAHMWINEVPFV; this is translated from the coding sequence ATGACTAAAATATTATTTCTACTAACCTTATTGCCGCTGTCTGTTTTTGCTAGCAGTGACCCTGTAACTCAACTTGATTTAACCAATCATTGGGTGGGTTATTTTGCGCTAATATTGTTTGTACTGGCTTATATTTTGGTAATGGTGGAAGAATTTACCCACTTTAGAAAATCCAAGCCGGTGATTTTAGTGGCTGGTGTTATCTGGGGCTTGATCGGCTGGGTGTATGCTTCACAAGGGATTGATCATGCTGCAGAAGTGGCATTGCGACATAATTTATTAGAGTACTCAGAGCTATTTTTATTCTTACTGGTTGCCATGACCTACATTGAAGCCATGAAAGAAAGACTGGTGTTTGAGAGTTTAAAAGCCTGGTTGGTTTCAAAAGGCTTTACCTTTAGACAGCTTTTTTGGATGACAGGATTTCTAGCGTTTTTCATCTCACCAATTGCAGATAACCTGACAACAGCACTTATTATGGGCGCTGTTGTTTTGGCCGTGGGTTCGAGTAATCCGCGTTTTGTTTCTATTGCCATGATTAATATTGTCGTGGCGGCGAATGCTGGCGGTGCATTTAGCCCATTTGGTGATATCACCACACTAATGGTTTGGCAAAAAGGTTTGGTTGAATTCTCTGAATTCTTTGTATTATTTATTCCGTCACTGATTAACTTTGTTGTGCCAGCCGCCATCATGCATTTTGCTATTAAAAATGAAAAAGCCACCTCTAGCGGTGAAATAGTCGATATTAAGATAGGTGGATTGGTTATTGTTGTATTATTTATATTCACAATCGCAACAGCGGTAAGTTTTCATAACTTCTTGCATCTGCCACCAGCAATGGGCATGATGTTGGGTTTAAGCTATCTAATGGTGGCCGCATTCTTTATTCGTAAAATTGAGAAGCGCACCCAAGATGATGGATTTGATGTGTTTAGAAAGGTAGCTGGCGCTGAGTGGGATACGTTGTTATTCTTCTTTGGTGTTATTGTTAGTGTTGGCGGATTAGGATTTATGGGTTATTTAGCCATGACATCTGAGCTCATGTATGCCTCACTTGGCGCAACTTACGCAAACATTTTGGTAGGTTTGTTATCTGCGGTAGTTGATAATATCCCAGTAATGTTTGCCGTGTTGACAATGAACCCTGAGATGTCTTTAAATCAATGGCTATTGGTGACACTCACCGCTGGTGTCGGTGGTAGTTTGTTATCAGTAGGTTCTGCTGCTGGTGTAGCGCTTATGGGCCAATCAAAAGGCTTGTACACATTTGGCTCACACCTTAAATGGATGCCGGTGATTGCACTTGGTTACATTGCCAGTATCTTTGCGCACATGTGGATCAACGAAGTTCCATTTGTATAA
- a CDS encoding tryptophan--tRNA ligase: protein MQDNRVLSGMRPTGQLHLGHYHGVLKNWLELQNEYDSYFFVADWHAFTTHYSDKIDLEGNVMEMVVDWLAAGINPNTATIFVQSKVPEHAELHLLLSMTTPLSWLERVPSYKDQQLKLKTKDLGTYGFLGYPLLQSADILMYKASLVPVGEDQVAHIELTREVARRFNHIYGREVDFEEKAEAAIGKMGKKQAKLFRSLRKSYQETGDDEAMVKAQALLQEQQNITLGDRERLAGYIEGVGKIILPEPESLLTKASKMPGLDGQKMSKSYGNTISLRDSAEAIETKIKRMPTDPARIKLTDAGDPNKCPVWQLHQVYSDSQTCEWVVDGCTQAKMGCVECKQPVIEAAQAELAPMQERIAKYQADPELIKQIIHEGSEKAREVAVETMAEVRGSMGITY, encoded by the coding sequence ATGCAAGACAATCGAGTTTTATCCGGCATGCGACCTACAGGTCAGCTTCATTTAGGCCATTATCATGGTGTATTGAAAAATTGGCTTGAGCTGCAAAATGAGTATGATTCTTACTTTTTTGTGGCAGATTGGCACGCTTTTACCACGCACTATTCTGACAAAATTGATCTAGAAGGGAATGTCATGGAAATGGTGGTTGACTGGCTGGCAGCTGGGATTAACCCAAATACAGCAACAATTTTTGTCCAGTCAAAAGTGCCAGAGCATGCTGAGTTGCATTTACTCCTGTCTATGACCACGCCGCTTTCTTGGCTGGAGCGCGTGCCCTCTTATAAAGACCAGCAACTCAAGCTAAAAACTAAAGATTTAGGCACTTATGGATTTTTGGGCTATCCACTTTTACAAAGTGCGGATATCTTGATGTATAAGGCTAGTTTGGTGCCGGTTGGTGAAGATCAAGTGGCACATATTGAGCTGACGCGTGAAGTGGCACGTCGTTTTAATCATATTTATGGTCGTGAAGTAGACTTTGAAGAAAAGGCAGAGGCGGCGATTGGCAAGATGGGTAAAAAACAAGCTAAGTTGTTTCGTTCATTGCGCAAATCTTACCAAGAAACGGGTGATGATGAAGCTATGGTTAAAGCGCAAGCCTTATTGCAAGAGCAACAAAATATTACTTTGGGTGATCGCGAACGTTTAGCCGGGTATATTGAGGGCGTGGGTAAAATTATATTGCCTGAACCAGAGTCTTTGTTGACTAAGGCGTCAAAAATGCCAGGCCTTGATGGGCAAAAGATGAGTAAGTCATATGGCAATACTATTTCTTTGCGCGATAGTGCTGAGGCTATTGAGACGAAGATTAAGCGTATGCCAACAGATCCTGCGCGCATTAAGCTAACGGATGCTGGCGATCCAAATAAATGCCCTGTATGGCAATTGCATCAGGTGTATTCAGATAGCCAAACTTGTGAGTGGGTGGTAGATGGCTGTACACAGGCAAAAATGGGTTGTGTCGAGTGTAAGCAGCCTGTGATTGAAGCGGCACAAGCTGAATTGGCGCCAATGCAAGAGCGTATTGCAAAGTATCAAGCTGATCCAGAATTAATCAAACAAATTATTCACGAAGGTTCTGAAAAAGCACGCGAAGTGGCAGTAGAAACCATGGCGGAAGTTAGAGGTTCAATGGGGATTACTTATTAA